One region of Ahniella affigens genomic DNA includes:
- a CDS encoding DUF4105 domain-containing protein, with amino-acid sequence MMFAVIVLAYGLRVLGTSPSNARDWSPDQARLAGITSLDPDRVRISNIRNARYRTSQDYELRWESREYDLSQVDSLWYVVEPFADWRGPAHSFLSFGFSNGQYLAVSVEIRKEQGESFSPWLGLVRSYEIIYVLGDERDLIDLRANIRHDAVYLYPIKARPDQIRALLQSMLDRTNALARTPEFYNTLTNSCASNIVDHVNAIWPSRIPFSYRTLLPALSDDLAYDIGLIDTNLPAATYREAHRINDLAAQFRNLDTFSAGIRSRIRPSAADTANASLPTPSASDSFGD; translated from the coding sequence ATGATGTTCGCCGTAATCGTGCTGGCATATGGACTCCGCGTGCTCGGTACCAGCCCCAGCAATGCGCGGGACTGGTCGCCCGATCAGGCACGCCTGGCGGGCATCACGTCGCTCGATCCTGATCGCGTTCGGATCAGCAATATTCGCAACGCGCGTTACCGCACCAGCCAGGACTACGAGTTGCGGTGGGAAAGCCGGGAGTACGATCTCAGCCAAGTCGACAGCCTGTGGTACGTCGTCGAGCCATTTGCGGACTGGCGTGGGCCGGCCCATTCTTTTTTGAGTTTCGGGTTTTCGAATGGCCAATACCTGGCCGTGTCGGTCGAAATCCGCAAAGAGCAAGGCGAATCGTTTTCGCCTTGGCTTGGGCTGGTCCGGAGCTACGAGATCATCTACGTGCTCGGCGACGAGCGCGACCTGATCGACTTGCGCGCCAACATTCGCCACGATGCGGTCTACCTATACCCGATCAAGGCGCGGCCCGACCAAATCCGGGCATTGCTGCAATCGATGCTCGACCGGACCAACGCGCTCGCTCGCACACCAGAGTTCTACAACACCCTGACCAACTCCTGCGCCAGCAATATTGTCGACCACGTGAACGCGATTTGGCCAAGCCGAATCCCCTTCAGCTACCGAACGCTGTTGCCGGCGCTGTCTGATGACCTTGCCTACGACATCGGTTTGATCGACACGAACTTGCCCGCAGCAACGTATCGCGAGGCCCATCGGATCAATGATCTGGCCGCCCAGTTCCGCAATCTGGACACGTTTTCCGCTGGCATTCGCAGTCGAATCCGGCCGTCGGCGGCTGACACCGCCAATGCCAGCTTGCCGACCCCGAGTGCTTCCGATAGCTTCGGAGACTGA